In one Thermodesulfobium acidiphilum genomic region, the following are encoded:
- a CDS encoding PAS domain-containing protein, producing MLKLIEQDGEWYLHLLNLSPNCVEVIDLEGKLFFCNESHKNVFGYEPFDLIGKYWYELLPEEDRFHAKNLFEEIVKKGKRPHSIPMRGLRSNGEIINLWVRWNYLKLGDSSVFGIFAVISDISELLSKKEQIVNHKQSMELISSKTPCAFFSYNYKSKRFHASGKWKKLHSIDKSVKLDTLEALEKVMNSDLYKILITFINSFKSDGIKETRYTVETPHGKKELVSLAKTKSTKKNGLNYLSGVTLQLEDESYFEDEYKNLYTDLIKKNTSVIFTFDPDNLKILDFNNSFLKLTGLSELDLKDKSLFELFPVENQKLAIISKEICSKGSCIYNTHLRCKNSRIKDISMNCSFHRYGKKNFILCILEDQTEKNIFMRKFLEKERENIKFKESLQSIINLECEKKLNLERTKLIRTGYEALKFSTDFICENVESNLKNIYQTINKIQNTLKERGFLENELSKAFKECRTYFELINLNISEFKGLKSLESQNGNDVLSILNSCSNLYKPIWENNNIKFDFSINDEVKTYPKNREILRDVIFSIYSIITKNILKQSKKEKDKNFKIKVLLTRGDNFVNIEFFDNAVSFEKGDPESQDNISKVITNSLQAISSLTTTYLNGILLYKNKQNQNTFHLKIPIVVL from the coding sequence ATGCTAAAGCTTATCGAACAAGACGGCGAATGGTATCTTCACCTTTTGAACCTTTCTCCAAATTGTGTAGAAGTAATTGATTTAGAAGGAAAACTTTTCTTCTGCAACGAATCACACAAAAACGTTTTTGGCTATGAGCCTTTCGATCTTATTGGCAAATATTGGTATGAGCTGCTTCCAGAAGAGGACAGATTTCATGCAAAAAACCTTTTTGAAGAGATTGTTAAAAAGGGCAAAAGACCCCATTCAATCCCTATGAGAGGATTGAGATCAAATGGAGAAATAATAAATCTTTGGGTAAGATGGAATTATCTTAAGTTGGGAGATTCTTCGGTTTTTGGGATTTTTGCAGTAATTTCAGATATAAGCGAACTTCTTTCGAAAAAAGAACAGATTGTAAATCACAAACAAAGCATGGAACTAATATCTTCAAAAACTCCTTGTGCATTTTTCAGCTATAATTATAAATCAAAGAGATTTCACGCCTCAGGTAAGTGGAAAAAATTGCATTCAATCGATAAAAGCGTTAAGCTTGACACCCTTGAAGCTCTTGAAAAAGTTATGAATAGTGATCTCTACAAAATCCTGATTACTTTCATAAATTCTTTTAAAAGCGATGGAATAAAAGAAACTAGATACACTGTTGAAACACCTCATGGAAAGAAAGAATTAGTTAGTCTAGCTAAAACAAAGTCCACAAAGAAGAATGGATTAAATTATTTATCCGGAGTAACTCTACAATTAGAAGATGAATCTTACTTTGAAGACGAGTATAAAAACTTATATACAGACCTTATTAAAAAAAATACTTCCGTAATTTTTACTTTTGACCCAGACAATTTAAAAATACTTGACTTTAATAACTCCTTTCTAAAACTAACTGGCCTTAGTGAACTGGATTTAAAGGATAAAAGTCTTTTTGAACTATTTCCTGTAGAAAACCAGAAATTAGCTATTATTTCAAAGGAAATATGTTCTAAAGGTTCATGTATTTATAACACCCACTTAAGATGTAAAAATTCTAGAATAAAAGACATATCAATGAACTGCTCTTTTCATAGATATGGTAAAAAAAATTTTATTTTGTGTATTTTAGAAGATCAAACTGAAAAAAACATTTTTATGAGGAAGTTTCTTGAAAAAGAAAGGGAAAACATAAAGTTTAAAGAAAGCTTGCAGTCTATAATAAATCTTGAGTGCGAGAAAAAATTAAATTTAGAAAGAACCAAGCTAATTCGCACTGGTTACGAGGCATTAAAGTTTTCTACAGATTTTATATGTGAAAATGTAGAATCAAATTTAAAAAATATTTATCAAACAATAAACAAAATTCAGAACACATTAAAGGAAAGAGGTTTTTTGGAAAATGAACTATCAAAAGCCTTTAAGGAATGCAGAACTTATTTTGAACTAATAAATTTAAACATATCTGAATTCAAGGGTTTAAAATCGTTAGAGTCTCAAAATGGTAATGATGTTTTAAGTATTCTGAATAGTTGCAGTAATTTGTATAAACCAATTTGGGAAAATAATAATATAAAGTTTGATTTCTCCATAAACGATGAAGTCAAAACATACCCAAAAAACAGGGAGATCTTAAGGGATGTTATATTCTCAATATATTCTATAATTACCAAAAATATACTAAAACAGTCAAAGAAAGAGAAAGACAAAAATTTCAAAATAAAGGTTCTATTAACAAGAGGTGATAATTTTGTCAATATAGAATTCTTTGACAACGCAGTTTCTTTTGAAAAGGGAGATCCAGAATCTCAAGACAATATCAGTAAGGTTATTACAAATAGTTTACAAGCCATATCTTCTTTGACAACGACATATCTTAACGGCATTTTGTTATATAAAAATAAACAAAACCAGAATACCTTTCATCTTAAAATTCCCATTGTTGTATTATAA
- a CDS encoding aldehyde ferredoxin oxidoreductase family protein, which yields MKWIRVNMSDLSVKVEDVPKKYEQMGGRWLTSSIIADEVPATCHPLGPLNKVVIAPGILSGTTAPSSGRISVGTKSPLTGGIKEANAGAKFGQYLKRMGYSAIIIEGQPKNKQSRYLLNISKEKIELVGADEYKFMRLYELNEKLAAKYGKDVGIACVGPAAEHLLAGTGVAFNDVENRPARYAGRGGVGAAFASKGLKAIVVEAVTGQAAILNNELFEIGRKKLLAALQEHAVTKPKGALNTYGTAVLVNILNEAGALPTRNFSSGTFEGAKKISGEAMAEAAAKNPQAGMMGHRCHPGCVIGCSVVYPDAQGKSHTSVEYETLWAIGANCGIDDLDAIAQMNTLCNDIGLDTIEFGDAVAVAMEGGLLPFGDAKGAIALLEEVRKGSPLGKIIGSGCGTVGRVFGVRRVPAVKNQGMPAYEPRVIKGIGVTYITTPMGADHTAGYSIAPEILGVGGKFDPHTNEGKVKLSKDFQATTCFIDSTGCCVFTAFAILDIPSGFEGMVEACNAVTGANWTTGDAYEIGLNILKTEHQFNLSAGFTQNDDRPPEFMRLEPVPPHNMIWDMADSELDSIWK from the coding sequence ATGAAATGGATTCGCGTTAACATGTCAGACCTTTCTGTAAAGGTCGAAGATGTACCAAAGAAGTATGAACAGATGGGAGGTAGATGGCTAACATCCTCTATAATAGCGGATGAGGTTCCAGCTACTTGTCACCCACTAGGCCCATTGAACAAAGTGGTAATTGCACCCGGTATCTTGAGTGGCACCACAGCTCCGTCCTCAGGAAGAATTTCTGTAGGTACCAAATCACCTTTGACAGGTGGTATAAAAGAAGCAAACGCAGGAGCAAAATTCGGTCAATATCTCAAAAGAATGGGCTATAGTGCTATCATCATCGAAGGACAACCTAAGAACAAACAGTCCAGATATTTGTTAAATATCAGCAAGGAAAAGATAGAGTTAGTCGGTGCAGACGAGTACAAATTTATGAGACTTTACGAACTTAATGAAAAATTAGCAGCAAAATATGGCAAAGATGTCGGTATAGCATGTGTAGGCCCGGCAGCAGAACACCTTTTGGCTGGGACTGGCGTAGCCTTTAATGACGTTGAAAACAGACCAGCCAGATACGCAGGCAGAGGTGGTGTAGGAGCTGCATTTGCATCAAAGGGATTAAAAGCAATTGTAGTAGAAGCTGTAACGGGACAAGCAGCAATTTTAAATAATGAACTTTTTGAAATCGGCAGAAAAAAACTTCTAGCTGCTCTTCAAGAACATGCAGTAACCAAACCAAAAGGCGCATTAAATACCTATGGTACTGCAGTATTAGTAAATATATTAAATGAAGCAGGAGCGCTCCCCACCAGGAATTTTTCCAGTGGTACATTTGAAGGTGCAAAAAAGATATCCGGTGAAGCTATGGCAGAAGCAGCGGCCAAAAATCCTCAAGCTGGCATGATGGGTCACAGGTGTCATCCAGGTTGTGTAATAGGTTGTAGCGTAGTATATCCAGACGCACAAGGTAAGTCTCATACTTCAGTTGAATATGAAACTCTATGGGCAATAGGTGCAAACTGCGGAATAGATGACCTTGATGCCATAGCTCAGATGAACACCTTATGTAACGACATTGGGCTTGACACAATAGAATTCGGGGATGCAGTAGCGGTAGCAATGGAAGGGGGTTTGCTTCCCTTTGGAGATGCAAAGGGTGCAATAGCTCTACTTGAAGAAGTAAGAAAAGGAAGTCCACTTGGTAAGATCATAGGTTCTGGCTGCGGCACGGTAGGGAGAGTCTTCGGAGTAAGAAGAGTACCTGCAGTAAAGAATCAGGGCATGCCAGCTTATGAACCAAGAGTTATTAAGGGTATAGGTGTAACTTATATTACTACCCCAATGGGCGCAGACCACACAGCGGGATATTCAATTGCTCCAGAAATACTTGGAGTTGGCGGTAAGTTTGACCCGCACACAAATGAAGGTAAGGTAAAGCTTTCAAAAGACTTCCAGGCAACCACATGCTTTATCGATTCCACTGGATGTTGCGTGTTTACAGCCTTTGCCATACTTGATATCCCTAGCGGTTTTGAAGGAATGGTAGAAGCCTGTAATGCAGTCACCGGAGCCAACTGGACCACTGGTGACGCATATGAAATAGGTTTAAACATCTTAAAAACCGAACACCAGTTCAACTTATCCGCAGGATTTACTCAAAACGACGATAGACCACCTGAATTTATGAGACTTGAGCCAGTACCCCCACACAACATGATTTGGGATATGGCTGATTCTGAATTAGATTCTATCTGGAAGTAA
- the flgA gene encoding flagellar basal body P-ring formation chaperone FlgA → MLKFLIRYLIVSLIFLSLNIDYTALANNPDSLVLSAIKDSLTFQPSKIAIEPIYALPDLDYTKAMNMGAIRSGVNRFVIFYNQDGVQRFIEADYLVRIWLNVYVAKVPLKAGSVINVNDNVVMDERELSTLPKDFAIENNINGSIINANLTAGQVIRLSLISKRIDVRLGQRVMVIGKVGNATFSLPAVALNSGSIGDDIKVRCITNNKVFTGKIISSSEVQTGG, encoded by the coding sequence ATGCTTAAATTTTTAATAAGATACTTAATAGTTTCTTTAATCTTCTTATCGTTGAATATTGATTATACAGCTTTAGCAAATAACCCTGATTCTTTAGTTCTTTCTGCTATAAAGGATTCTCTTACCTTTCAGCCCTCAAAGATTGCCATTGAACCAATTTATGCTTTACCGGACCTGGATTATACAAAAGCAATGAATATGGGTGCAATTCGTTCTGGGGTTAACAGATTTGTAATATTTTATAATCAGGACGGCGTTCAAAGATTTATTGAGGCAGATTATCTAGTTAGAATATGGTTAAACGTTTACGTTGCTAAGGTTCCACTAAAAGCTGGCAGTGTAATAAACGTGAACGATAACGTTGTAATGGATGAAAGAGAGCTTTCAACTTTGCCAAAAGATTTTGCAATAGAAAATAACATAAATGGTTCTATTATTAACGCAAACCTTACGGCGGGTCAGGTAATAAGATTGAGTTTGATTTCGAAGCGAATTGATGTAAGATTAGGTCAAAGAGTAATGGTAATAGGAAAGGTTGGGAACGCAACTTTTTCATTACCTGCTGTGGCGCTTAACTCAGGTTCAATTGGTGACGACATAAAGGTGAGGTGTATTACGAATAATAAAGTTTTCACAGGTAAAATAATATCCTCGAGTGAGGTTCAAACGGGTGGTTAA
- a CDS encoding flagellar basal body P-ring protein FlgI: MRNFLISIMIICLSLIISNVPSLGAETRIKDICYTDGTNSFQLVGYGLVVGLNGTGDSDKIQSTINSYANMLKRFGVNFNYSQLKAKNVAAVMVTASVSTQSIAGERTDALVSSMGDATSIAGGTLLMTPMFGPDGIQYGFAQGPISEGGAYSIGGGGTRTVKNFPTVANLNNGLVLIKSIPAIFQPNNEVRFFLRKADYTTAERIAKAINSSYGDIARAIDAKTVEVSIPSEFTNNSVAFISSIEQLPINPDNKATVVVNERTGTVVIGANVTLKSAVIAHGNLTVQIKTTPTVSQPNPLSGGVTTTVPNTQVTATESAGSLVIVNGTVDDLVKALNSIGATPRDIIAILQALKEAGSLEADLIVM, from the coding sequence ATGAGAAATTTTTTGATATCAATAATGATAATATGCTTATCTCTTATAATTTCTAATGTGCCCTCTTTAGGTGCAGAAACTAGAATAAAGGATATTTGTTATACAGATGGCACAAATTCTTTTCAGCTTGTAGGATATGGTTTGGTTGTTGGGCTAAACGGAACGGGAGATTCTGATAAAATTCAATCTACGATCAACTCTTATGCAAATATGCTAAAAAGATTTGGGGTTAATTTTAATTATTCTCAATTAAAAGCTAAGAATGTGGCTGCTGTAATGGTTACCGCCAGCGTTTCAACCCAGAGCATTGCAGGTGAAAGAACCGATGCACTGGTATCGAGTATGGGAGATGCAACCTCTATAGCAGGCGGAACGCTCTTGATGACTCCTATGTTCGGACCTGATGGAATCCAATATGGTTTTGCACAGGGACCAATATCGGAGGGAGGCGCATATTCTATTGGGGGGGGAGGAACCAGAACGGTAAAGAACTTTCCAACAGTAGCCAATTTAAATAATGGCCTGGTTTTGATTAAGAGTATTCCTGCAATATTTCAGCCAAATAATGAAGTTAGATTTTTCCTTAGAAAGGCGGACTATACTACCGCCGAAAGGATTGCAAAGGCTATAAACTCATCATATGGAGATATTGCAAGGGCTATTGATGCGAAAACTGTGGAAGTATCTATTCCTAGTGAGTTTACAAATAACAGCGTAGCTTTTATATCGAGCATAGAGCAACTTCCTATAAACCCTGACAATAAGGCAACAGTAGTGGTTAACGAAAGAACTGGAACAGTAGTTATTGGTGCTAACGTTACTCTGAAGAGCGCAGTTATTGCTCACGGGAACCTGACAGTTCAGATAAAGACTACCCCAACTGTTTCTCAACCAAATCCGCTTTCTGGCGGCGTTACAACAACTGTTCCAAATACACAGGTTACAGCTACAGAATCCGCTGGTTCTTTAGTAATCGTAAATGGTACAGTTGACGATTTGGTAAAGGCTCTAAATAGTATAGGAGCGACGCCAAGAGATATAATAGCAATACTTCAAGCTCTTAAAGAAGCAGGATCTTTGGAAGCAGATCTGATTGTAATGTAG
- a CDS encoding flagellar basal body L-ring protein FlgH — translation MGKILLALFLFVCMSSVSNASDVFKPDPSYVNLYSDVKAHSVGDTVMVLLSENLNSSTSISTKKQGSYSNSNSPTKLPFVKNPLKTDMSASGSGQYSDQGSNGRTATITGDIEARIVEVLPSGLLRIEGQKNIQVNKEKQSIIISGLIRPEDISNNNTIYSYQISDAQITIKGTSPTGAKGILGAIGNFFGNIIGIVFP, via the coding sequence ATGGGAAAAATTTTACTGGCTTTATTTTTGTTTGTTTGTATGAGCAGCGTATCCAACGCATCTGACGTGTTTAAACCGGATCCATCGTATGTAAATCTTTATTCCGATGTAAAGGCGCATTCGGTAGGAGATACGGTAATGGTTCTTTTGTCAGAAAATCTTAATTCTTCAACTTCAATTTCTACAAAAAAACAGGGAAGTTATTCGAATTCAAATAGTCCTACCAAACTTCCCTTTGTAAAAAATCCTTTAAAGACAGACATGTCTGCTTCTGGAAGCGGTCAGTATTCCGATCAGGGCTCTAATGGAAGAACAGCTACTATTACTGGAGATATTGAGGCAAGAATTGTTGAAGTATTGCCAAGCGGCCTTTTGAGAATTGAGGGACAAAAGAATATCCAGGTTAATAAGGAGAAACAAAGTATAATTATAAGCGGCCTTATAAGGCCTGAAGATATTAGTAATAACAATACAATCTATTCATATCAGATATCGGATGCACAGATTACAATTAAAGGTACGTCTCCAACGGGCGCAAAGGGGATTTTAGGGGCTATTGGAAATTTTTTTGGAAACATAATAGGAATAGTCTTTCCATAG
- a CDS encoding MoaD/ThiS family protein, which produces MPKITVALYAGLKARAHAPEGASEFDLDIPEGSKIGDIIKLLDLPDDEVANIFVDRSLKDREYIVKDGQRIAFFPLIAGG; this is translated from the coding sequence ATGCCGAAAATCACAGTTGCCCTTTATGCAGGCCTTAAAGCTCGCGCCCATGCTCCAGAGGGCGCGAGTGAATTTGACTTAGATATTCCAGAAGGATCTAAGATAGGAGATATAATAAAACTTTTGGACCTTCCTGATGACGAAGTTGCAAATATATTTGTAGACAGATCTCTAAAAGATAGAGAATATATAGTCAAAGATGGTCAAAGGATAGCGTTTTTTCCCCTAATAGCAGGCGGATAA
- a CDS encoding flagellar hook-basal body protein, producing MVRGIEAAAKGMVALSEKLDSVVNDLANISTPAFKRLIQNISQSENYPINRVFLQTDDNRAPFIGYLGNGSELSTQALDLSAGGLEHTSAKLDVAISLNNNAFFQIQTPNGIRYTRAGNFTLNNNDELVTQDGYPVLSSANAPITIDGQNVVISSDGSIQVDGQQTDTLGIVSLDNPSLIVPQGSNLYSYSGQVVNATGFKILQGYLENSNVNTVKEMADMIALERAYESGQKAIVIEDNETGQMLSQFRI from the coding sequence TTGGTTAGAGGAATAGAGGCTGCAGCAAAAGGAATGGTGGCACTTTCTGAGAAACTTGATAGCGTGGTAAACGATCTTGCAAATATTTCTACTCCAGCGTTTAAGCGTTTAATCCAGAATATTTCACAGAGCGAGAATTATCCTATAAATAGAGTTTTTTTACAAACTGATGACAACAGAGCGCCCTTTATTGGATATCTTGGCAACGGTTCTGAACTTTCTACACAGGCTCTAGATCTGTCTGCTGGTGGGCTTGAGCACACTTCTGCCAAACTTGACGTAGCTATTTCGCTTAACAATAATGCATTTTTCCAGATTCAAACCCCTAATGGTATTAGATATACAAGAGCTGGAAATTTTACTCTAAATAACAATGATGAATTGGTTACACAAGATGGATATCCTGTTCTTTCTAGTGCCAATGCACCTATTACTATTGATGGGCAAAATGTCGTCATATCCTCTGATGGATCTATCCAGGTCGACGGTCAGCAAACTGACACGCTTGGGATAGTATCTCTTGACAATCCATCTTTAATAGTTCCTCAAGGATCTAACCTTTATAGCTATAGCGGGCAGGTTGTAAATGCTACTGGTTTTAAAATATTACAGGGATATCTTGAAAATTCTAATGTAAATACTGTTAAAGAGATGGCTGATATGATAGCCTTAGAAAGAGCTTATGAGAGCGGGCAAAAGGCAATTGTTATTGAAGACAATGAAACTGGTCAAATGTTAAGCCAATTTAGAATTTAG
- a CDS encoding HAMP domain-containing sensor histidine kinase has translation MKKLKNYIESSIGIRLTLYYCAILLTTLVLCGFVVIFGMNFALTKEANSKIKVAISNIQNSLQNEKNPDLTDPELVDQAGSLELWIQIYKDNKLVSKSPNLGNIKLPFYDGPVKSILINGQEVLISGKDIGNGIFVEVAHPLKREKHFLAVLSGLLIFLMMGATLFAMTSGYISVTNTLKPLAILTRKVKEINTGKLDERILLSGPKDELYLLAQAFNEMLERLEKGFKSQQEFVAAASHDLRTPLSIIKSYNDLLKRWGKDDKKILEESIQTISIATQRMERLVNDLLFLARVESKPRINFVKVNIRELIEEIAKEAQALSQTINVTFSTCDLYVNADEDYLRRAIWALVDNAIKYNKENGEVGILSRKEGNFAVIDIIDTGIGIKEEALPRLFEKFYRVDSSRQSSGFGLGLSLSKEIIQLHGGDIKVKSKYKEGSTFSVYLPLYPPAIRGKNAIL, from the coding sequence ATGAAAAAGCTTAAAAACTATATTGAAAGTTCAATAGGTATAAGGCTTACACTATATTATTGTGCTATACTTCTTACTACATTAGTTTTATGTGGTTTTGTAGTGATATTTGGCATGAACTTTGCTCTTACAAAAGAAGCAAATTCAAAGATAAAGGTAGCGATTTCAAATATTCAAAACTCGCTTCAGAATGAAAAAAATCCCGATCTAACTGACCCTGAATTAGTAGATCAGGCGGGAAGCCTGGAACTCTGGATACAGATATATAAAGATAATAAGCTTGTCAGTAAATCTCCAAATTTAGGCAATATTAAGCTACCTTTTTACGATGGCCCTGTAAAGTCCATCCTAATTAATGGCCAAGAGGTCTTAATTTCGGGAAAGGATATTGGGAATGGAATATTTGTGGAAGTAGCACACCCATTAAAAAGGGAAAAACACTTTCTTGCTGTTTTATCAGGTTTGTTGATATTTCTCATGATGGGTGCTACTTTGTTTGCAATGACAAGCGGTTATATAAGTGTAACGAATACTCTTAAACCTCTTGCCATACTTACCAGAAAGGTGAAAGAGATTAACACTGGTAAATTGGATGAGAGAATTCTTTTATCGGGTCCAAAGGACGAGTTATACTTGCTTGCACAAGCTTTTAACGAAATGCTTGAAAGGCTGGAAAAAGGTTTTAAAAGTCAGCAGGAGTTTGTTGCTGCAGCGTCACATGATCTAAGAACTCCTCTTTCTATAATAAAAAGTTACAACGATCTTCTTAAGAGGTGGGGCAAAGATGATAAAAAAATACTTGAAGAGTCTATTCAGACTATTTCTATAGCAACACAAAGAATGGAGAGACTGGTAAATGATTTGTTATTTCTGGCGAGGGTAGAGTCAAAGCCAAGAATAAACTTTGTAAAGGTTAACATAAGAGAGCTTATTGAAGAAATTGCAAAAGAGGCACAGGCCTTATCGCAAACTATAAATGTTACCTTTTCAACATGCGATCTTTATGTCAATGCCGATGAAGATTATCTCAGGAGAGCTATTTGGGCGTTGGTTGATAACGCTATAAAATACAATAAGGAAAATGGAGAAGTAGGGATACTTTCAAGAAAAGAAGGGAATTTTGCAGTAATAGACATAATTGATACTGGAATAGGGATAAAGGAAGAAGCTCTTCCCAGATTATTTGAAAAGTTTTATAGAGTAGATTCTTCCAGACAAAGCTCTGGGTTTGGCTTGGGACTTTCTCTATCTAAAGAAATAATTCAACTTCACGGAGGAGATATAAAAGTAAAAAGCAAATACAAAGAAGGTAGTACCTTTTCAGTATATTTGCCTCTTTATCCGCCTGCTATTAGGGGAAAAAACGCTATCCTTTGA
- the flgG gene encoding flagellar basal-body rod protein FlgG, with amino-acid sequence MRALWTAASGMLSQTTNVDVITNNLANVNTTGFKTARAEFEDLMYQEIRPAGATSASGNMLPTGLEIGLGSRPVSTVRIFTEGPLQQTGNQLDLAIQGDGFFQVTLPDGSTAYTRAGNFSLDSAGEIVTPEGYLLQPSIVVPTNAVSISVGKDGSVSAKMQDGTVQDLGTIQLARFINPSGLTSLGSNLYQSTPASGDAILGTPGTQGIGWVEQGMLEMSNVQVVEEMVNLITAERAYESCAKGMTVCDQMLSDANNVKQLP; translated from the coding sequence ATGAGAGCTCTTTGGACTGCGGCGTCTGGTATGTTAAGCCAGACAACTAATGTTGACGTTATTACGAATAATCTTGCTAACGTTAATACTACGGGGTTTAAAACGGCAAGAGCTGAATTTGAAGATCTAATGTACCAAGAAATCAGGCCTGCTGGAGCGACCAGTGCATCAGGTAACATGCTCCCTACAGGTTTGGAAATAGGTTTGGGTTCAAGACCTGTATCTACTGTTAGAATTTTTACAGAAGGGCCACTTCAGCAGACCGGGAATCAATTAGATCTTGCAATTCAAGGAGATGGCTTCTTTCAGGTAACGCTACCTGATGGTTCTACTGCTTATACTAGAGCAGGCAATTTTTCACTGGATTCTGCAGGAGAGATAGTAACTCCAGAAGGTTACTTGCTCCAACCTTCTATTGTGGTTCCAACGAATGCTGTCTCAATAAGCGTTGGCAAAGATGGTTCTGTATCTGCTAAGATGCAGGATGGAACGGTGCAAGACCTTGGGACAATTCAGCTAGCAAGATTTATTAATCCATCTGGACTTACTTCCCTTGGATCCAATCTTTACCAGAGTACTCCCGCTTCAGGAGATGCTATACTCGGCACGCCTGGCACACAGGGTATTGGTTGGGTGGAACAAGGGATGCTGGAAATGAGTAATGTTCAGGTTGTAGAAGAGATGGTAAATCTTATAACTGCTGAGAGAGCGTATGAATCTTGTGCAAAAGGGATGACAGTTTGCGATCAGATGCTTAGCGATGCAAACAACGTCAAGCAACTCCCATAA
- a CDS encoding EAL and HDOD domain-containing protein → MSFITRIPIFKKNLELFGYEIKGYYEGSFMSCLEECLNTIGLNVLSKEKYLFLSVPSEIFEYDNLRDMIPPKKAIFIVNPSQISNKEIFKKLKNQGIMLCANVSGFSDLEDVKHFDYVKISVSSFQDDWTGIPNLFKGGKLLVEVKEKSIFNKAVTSGYELFEGDFFIQPEIIVRKKLSPQKAIILSILQDVRQKDFDFSKIEEKIKKDPHLTIKLLKFINSAFFSFKTTVTSIRQALVILGQQEFVRWLTLVILGKLNEGKPEEIVYRASERAKFMELISNYVGLYERSQEAFLVGLFSLAPAMTDISMEEFIKEVPVTEDVKASLLGNGIFTDLFNLRLSIENANWVEMKRISEKLGINPNKIEIIIYESIKWAHESLLYIEKL, encoded by the coding sequence ATGTCATTTATAACCAGGATTCCGATATTTAAAAAAAATCTTGAACTTTTTGGATACGAGATAAAAGGCTATTATGAAGGATCATTCATGTCATGTCTCGAAGAATGTCTTAACACAATTGGCTTAAATGTATTAAGTAAGGAGAAATATTTATTTTTAAGCGTTCCATCTGAAATATTCGAATACGATAACCTAAGAGACATGATCCCGCCGAAAAAGGCAATTTTTATAGTTAATCCATCTCAAATATCAAATAAAGAAATTTTTAAAAAGCTGAAAAATCAGGGAATAATGCTTTGTGCAAACGTTTCAGGCTTTTCAGATCTTGAAGACGTTAAGCACTTTGATTACGTAAAGATTTCTGTTTCAAGCTTTCAAGACGACTGGACCGGAATACCCAATCTCTTTAAAGGAGGAAAACTCCTTGTCGAGGTAAAAGAAAAGTCTATATTTAATAAAGCTGTAACCTCCGGATACGAACTATTTGAAGGTGATTTCTTTATTCAACCTGAAATAATAGTAAGAAAAAAATTATCTCCTCAAAAAGCAATTATTTTAAGCATACTTCAAGATGTAAGGCAAAAGGATTTTGATTTCTCAAAGATCGAAGAAAAAATAAAGAAAGATCCACATCTAACAATAAAACTATTAAAATTTATAAATTCTGCCTTTTTTAGTTTTAAAACTACGGTAACATCTATAAGGCAAGCTCTCGTAATACTGGGACAACAGGAATTTGTTAGATGGCTTACACTTGTGATCCTTGGAAAACTAAATGAAGGTAAACCTGAAGAAATAGTTTATAGGGCATCAGAAAGGGCAAAATTTATGGAATTGATATCCAATTATGTAGGGCTTTACGAAAGATCTCAAGAAGCTTTTTTGGTTGGACTTTTTTCTCTTGCACCTGCAATGACGGATATATCTATGGAAGAGTTTATTAAAGAAGTGCCTGTCACAGAAGACGTTAAAGCTTCACTTCTTGGAAACGGGATATTTACAGATTTGTTTAATTTGAGATTATCAATAGAGAACGCTAATTGGGTAGAGATGAAAAGAATTTCAGAAAAATTAGGAATAAATCCTAACAAAATTGAAATAATAATTTACGAAAGCATAAAGTGGGCACATGAATCTTTGCTATACATAGAGAAACTATAA